A region of Paenibacillus sp. JNUCC-31 DNA encodes the following proteins:
- a CDS encoding stalk domain-containing protein, translating into MRSVNPFDDTAKDKQRSTSRLNHRPKGKNKSARRFAIAMAAALVASGLLIELTTVPTTHAATIVQHSASNPSVQSNAANTEKKLYYTAVEGAYYYTVALRSDGSVWTWGRNLWGELGVSEKVRYRHTSGPTRIPELSNVIAISAASGGINAAVQADGTVWEWGAGKLPSKVESIHSAKDVVTGTFNVALLQNGTVWSWQRPAAQVSDSDHLRKPHAISGLKDIIQVGTAGLHGYALKKDGSVWTWNEPDEPGKTLSKPTKIKGLTNISSITSSDTSLLALDKNGKVWGVDEKGKAFGFHYDFKVKKMDGNSQYMLLLTTSGEVYSYGRTVNGKEGKVNHLSGITDISAGYYHSLALSSDGTVWGWGSDKYEEAGAPATSSGGMVYKPVQAKIGTDVYLNGELFQSMYAAIETPKTVQLPIKAIALALGAEFEVHKTEGSADHYTLKYEGRTITLRPNETKYLVTHAIASGEQVRTLSEPIGNYSGATTVPFEVLRDLGLNVSWDSEKAMLTIDDADQKDSGR; encoded by the coding sequence ATGCGTTCGGTTAACCCATTTGATGATACAGCAAAAGACAAACAACGCTCCACTTCACGCTTGAATCATAGACCCAAGGGTAAAAATAAATCAGCCCGGCGATTCGCCATTGCAATGGCTGCCGCATTAGTTGCGTCAGGCCTGCTGATTGAGCTGACTACTGTACCAACGACTCACGCAGCCACCATCGTACAGCATTCAGCCAGTAATCCTTCTGTTCAATCGAATGCAGCAAACACAGAGAAGAAACTCTACTATACCGCTGTAGAGGGAGCTTATTATTACACTGTTGCCTTGAGAAGTGATGGTTCGGTCTGGACCTGGGGCCGTAATTTGTGGGGAGAGCTGGGTGTGAGCGAAAAGGTTCGATATCGTCATACATCTGGTCCAACCCGCATACCGGAACTATCCAATGTAATAGCCATTTCAGCCGCCAGTGGTGGAATCAACGCAGCCGTTCAGGCGGATGGAACCGTCTGGGAGTGGGGTGCTGGTAAACTACCCAGCAAAGTCGAAAGCATCCACTCTGCGAAGGATGTGGTGACTGGTACTTTCAACGTTGCCCTTCTCCAGAACGGGACAGTCTGGTCATGGCAGCGCCCGGCGGCTCAAGTAAGCGATTCTGATCACTTACGTAAACCGCATGCGATCAGTGGACTGAAAGATATCATCCAGGTTGGAACGGCAGGTCTGCATGGATATGCTCTGAAGAAAGATGGGTCCGTATGGACGTGGAACGAGCCCGACGAACCCGGTAAAACCCTGTCCAAACCTACCAAGATAAAAGGCCTGACCAACATATCATCGATCACAAGTTCAGATACATCCCTGCTTGCATTGGATAAGAACGGGAAAGTTTGGGGGGTGGACGAGAAAGGGAAAGCGTTCGGCTTTCATTACGACTTCAAGGTGAAGAAGATGGATGGAAATTCGCAATATATGTTATTACTCACGACATCCGGTGAGGTGTACAGCTACGGAAGGACCGTGAACGGCAAAGAAGGAAAAGTAAACCATCTATCCGGCATTACTGATATTTCAGCAGGATATTACCACAGTCTTGCCTTATCCTCGGATGGAACCGTATGGGGCTGGGGAAGTGATAAATACGAGGAAGCGGGGGCACCTGCAACATCATCTGGAGGCATGGTTTATAAACCCGTTCAAGCCAAAATTGGTACAGATGTATATCTGAACGGTGAACTGTTCCAGTCGATGTATGCTGCTATTGAAACGCCTAAGACCGTGCAGCTGCCAATTAAGGCCATCGCCTTAGCACTCGGTGCAGAATTTGAGGTTCATAAGACGGAAGGTAGCGCAGACCACTATACGTTGAAATATGAAGGCAGAACAATTACACTCCGCCCCAATGAAACAAAGTATCTTGTAACACACGCAATTGCGTCTGGGGAGCAAGTCAGGACACTATCGGAACCTATAGGCAATTACTCAGGAGCAACCACAGTGCCTTTCGAGGTATTACGCGACTTGGGATTGAACGTATCCTGGGATTCAGAAAAAGCTATGCTGACCATTGACGATGCTGATCAGAAAGATTCAGGACGCTAA
- a CDS encoding DUF4183 domain-containing protein, translating into MKYLNKRIATPKRLRSRRSTSKCRNKSPGKRRICHIIRKPCRKKRRYLRPKRPIRQLKVVCGKKVIALPRGIGVNPVFPEPGSRLAPTRQHETETVGPRGTQGLVGEQGAKGPAGPHGEHGPPGFPGAQGLVGPPGAEGPVGPPGVPGAPGLPGSQGPVGPPGKQGEPGLPGVQGPAGPAGEQGVPGPPGSQGPAGPQGERGDPGVPGAQGPVGPQGEQGPAGPPGEQGPPGSVPGIEIIPTVNRYFYFPETDLDLSDSVTIPVGEFVNDEGGSAIEFAGLGLTSFSNLYINGIVQPGNSYDVSVDMLFFPSQSGVLFAGTPIIVETIQLTANITNG; encoded by the coding sequence TTGAAGTATCTAAATAAGAGGATAGCTACGCCTAAACGATTAAGATCCAGACGTTCAACATCGAAATGCAGAAACAAATCCCCAGGAAAACGCAGGATATGCCATATTATCCGTAAACCTTGCCGGAAAAAGCGGCGCTACCTCCGACCGAAGCGCCCAATCAGACAACTGAAAGTAGTCTGTGGCAAAAAAGTCATTGCTTTGCCGAGGGGGATTGGCGTCAACCCGGTATTTCCGGAGCCCGGGTCCCGGCTCGCTCCGACGAGACAACATGAAACGGAGACGGTCGGACCTCGTGGAACACAAGGTCTGGTAGGGGAGCAAGGTGCCAAAGGCCCTGCTGGCCCTCACGGCGAGCATGGCCCACCGGGATTTCCCGGAGCCCAGGGGCTCGTCGGCCCTCCCGGAGCGGAAGGTCCTGTCGGTCCTCCTGGAGTGCCGGGCGCGCCAGGGCTTCCCGGCTCCCAAGGCCCCGTCGGCCCTCCGGGCAAGCAAGGCGAACCGGGCCTGCCCGGAGTACAGGGTCCCGCCGGACCTGCTGGTGAGCAGGGCGTGCCGGGGCCTCCCGGCTCCCAAGGCCCCGCCGGCCCTCAGGGAGAGCGAGGCGACCCGGGCGTGCCCGGAGCGCAAGGCCCCGTCGGTCCTCAGGGCGAGCAAGGCCCTGCTGGTCCTCCAGGTGAGCAAGGTCCGCCGGGCAGCGTACCCGGAATTGAGATCATTCCTACGGTAAACCGTTACTTCTATTTTCCGGAAACCGATCTGGATTTATCTGACTCGGTTACGATTCCCGTCGGGGAATTCGTGAATGACGAAGGCGGTAGCGCAATCGAATTTGCTGGACTTGGACTTACCAGCTTCAGCAATCTTTATATCAACGGGATTGTCCAGCCAGGCAACTCCTACGACGTAAGTGTTGATATGTTGTTCTTCCCGTCACAAAGCGGTGTGCTCTTTGCTGGAACGCCAATCATTGTGGAGACAATTCAACTAACAGCAAATATAACAAATGGTTAA
- a CDS encoding DUF4183 domain-containing protein, translating to MPLVTPFQNSVRFAATIGDGTGTGATFAIAATAFTNDAGAAATAFPGTFNYYNLYINGIMQTADTSTVTTTTITIPGGDALNAGIPVVVQFVVS from the coding sequence ATGCCACTCGTAACCCCATTTCAGAACAGTGTAAGATTTGCTGCAACCATTGGTGACGGAACAGGTACCGGAGCAACGTTTGCGATTGCTGCAACTGCTTTTACAAACGACGCCGGTGCAGCTGCAACGGCATTTCCAGGCACGTTCAATTATTACAATCTTTATATTAACGGCATTATGCAAACAGCGGATACATCTACCGTAACAACCACCACAATTACGATTCCTGGTGGAGACGCACTGAATGCTGGAATTCCAGTTGTCGTACAATTCGTCGTGTCTTAA
- a CDS encoding WXG100 family type VII secretion target, with protein MLKFRYIHYGQVGGEEGMQRIEVHPVVLDEKARLVQQKKQELERMVRELEKSIYLLQSEWSGVTGERFFWDFMQVKEVFPATLGLLDDIQNEFTFIARNFRTTDGSGEVALYIPEELKRNFAVGLLDKSIGETITGMGQTAEALFYNPFSTLSSVAYAMTVGKVVDVGRGIGFAWDAAWGTGTARSDIEQFVDEQKKQIDESGAGYYGGAMTGQALAYVLFGKAFRSVENKHSDLGGSGGGKGKEGNVGSIVRDGNKTKYTNPAGNDLTFVDQHPKNINRDVVNFLKSPDVGKATEAKVADFINKEQQVTAFGQKILKENGEAAGDLDVVTKSAIIEVKASIKAVKEDQFNKFMDKNHELFFNPEQKQVILYIDKPLTNLRSEHSQMLERIEKQGVTVVNSLEELKGVLK; from the coding sequence TTGTTAAAATTTAGGTACATACACTACGGACAGGTTGGCGGTGAAGAGGGAATGCAACGAATCGAGGTACATCCCGTTGTATTGGACGAAAAAGCCCGGTTGGTCCAGCAAAAGAAACAGGAACTGGAGCGAATGGTCCGAGAACTGGAGAAATCCATCTATCTGTTGCAATCCGAATGGTCGGGTGTGACAGGGGAACGTTTCTTTTGGGATTTTATGCAGGTGAAAGAAGTGTTCCCGGCCACACTCGGGCTGCTGGACGACATTCAGAATGAGTTTACCTTTATTGCGAGAAATTTCAGGACAACCGATGGCTCAGGTGAGGTTGCGCTGTACATCCCAGAAGAACTAAAGCGAAATTTCGCTGTAGGACTGCTTGATAAATCCATTGGCGAAACGATAACCGGAATGGGCCAGACGGCAGAAGCGCTCTTCTATAATCCGTTCAGTACATTAAGCAGTGTGGCATATGCCATGACAGTGGGGAAAGTGGTTGACGTTGGACGAGGTATTGGATTCGCATGGGATGCAGCCTGGGGCACGGGAACAGCTAGGTCTGATATAGAACAATTTGTGGATGAGCAGAAGAAGCAGATTGATGAGAGTGGAGCAGGATATTACGGTGGAGCGATGACGGGCCAGGCCCTGGCCTATGTTTTATTTGGCAAAGCTTTTCGTTCGGTGGAGAATAAGCATAGCGATCTGGGTGGATCGGGTGGAGGTAAGGGCAAAGAGGGGAATGTTGGTAGTATAGTTAGGGATGGAAACAAAACAAAATATACGAACCCTGCTGGGAATGATCTGACGTTTGTTGACCAACACCCTAAAAATATTAATCGTGATGTTGTTAACTTTTTGAAAAGTCCAGACGTAGGTAAAGCCACTGAAGCCAAGGTTGCCGACTTTATTAACAAAGAGCAGCAAGTCACAGCATTTGGGCAAAAAATCCTGAAAGAGAATGGCGAAGCGGCAGGTGATCTAGACGTAGTTACCAAAAGTGCAATTATTGAGGTGAAGGCTTCAATTAAAGCTGTAAAAGAAGATCAATTTAATAAATTCATGGATAAAAACCACGAGTTATTCTTTAATCCAGAGCAAAAGCAGGTAATTCTATATATTGATAAGCCGTTAACCAATTTGAGATCAGAACATTCACAAATGTTAGAACGCATTGAAAAGCAAGGTGTAACTGTTGTAAATTCATTGGAAGAATTAAAGGGGGTATTAAAATAA
- a CDS encoding matrixin family metalloprotease, producing MKTKKLRIGVKIAVAAMMSGLLVPFSGFTDVTHAWVPTGAKWSTNQVSKLSYNKTGSDSVNSIWNDAIYNWNQQSTKPNFSTQTTSSPNVEFQGVHLSNTDYDGKAQWYTDVNGTTYYSYTWINTYYTSGYSSLKARSVAAHEIGHVLGLDHASGCVLMRDNTPARYDTCGVYTPQSDDLSGINSLY from the coding sequence ATGAAAACAAAGAAATTACGTATAGGTGTGAAAATTGCCGTCGCAGCAATGATGTCGGGCCTTCTCGTTCCGTTTAGTGGATTTACTGATGTAACGCACGCATGGGTTCCCACTGGAGCTAAATGGTCTACTAATCAAGTCAGTAAGTTAAGCTATAATAAAACCGGATCTGATTCGGTTAATTCTATTTGGAATGATGCTATCTATAACTGGAACCAGCAATCAACCAAACCTAATTTTTCTACGCAAACAACATCAAGTCCTAATGTTGAATTTCAAGGTGTACACCTAAGCAATACTGACTATGATGGAAAAGCACAGTGGTATACCGACGTTAACGGAACAACATATTACTCCTACACTTGGATAAACACATACTACACTAGCGGCTATTCTAGTCTTAAGGCACGTTCCGTAGCAGCACATGAGATCGGCCATGTACTAGGACTTGACCATGCATCAGGATGTGTTCTGATGAGGGACAACACACCTGCTCGGTATGATACATGTGGCGTTTATACACCTCAATCCGATGATTTAAGTGGTATTAATTCTCTTTATTAA
- a CDS encoding RNA polymerase sigma factor: MTREKWFYLLRRPMEELENDQHEEIYQSYYKFIYGNLYSLLGDHALTEDLIHESFLKIIVKGPDLQSEQNIPAWIRKVAYNTTIDFLRKKTKENQTLKALIPLYECDTHRTNNVESELELKWRNEKLYQAIGELKLNHQIMLKMFYVEGKTCKEIGESISLTEATISKRLSRVRKYLRELIINQ; the protein is encoded by the coding sequence TTGACGAGGGAAAAATGGTTTTATTTATTACGCAGGCCAATGGAAGAATTGGAAAATGATCAACATGAAGAAATCTACCAATCATATTATAAATTTATCTATGGAAATTTGTATTCGCTGCTTGGAGATCATGCACTCACAGAAGATTTAATTCATGAGAGTTTCCTTAAAATTATTGTAAAGGGACCCGATCTTCAGTCAGAACAAAATATCCCCGCTTGGATTAGAAAAGTTGCCTACAATACCACTATTGATTTTTTAAGAAAGAAAACTAAAGAAAATCAAACATTAAAAGCCCTTATTCCCTTGTACGAGTGTGATACTCATAGGACCAATAATGTCGAATCTGAACTGGAATTAAAATGGAGGAACGAGAAGCTTTATCAAGCTATTGGGGAATTAAAATTAAATCATCAGATAATGCTCAAAATGTTCTATGTAGAGGGGAAGACCTGTAAGGAAATTGGGGAATCTATTTCTCTGACAGAAGCTACTATCTCTAAGAGATTATCGAGAGTCAGGAAATATCTACGCGAACTTATTATAAATCAGTAA
- a CDS encoding WXG100 family type VII secretion target, which produces MQRIQVHPDVLEEKARLVQQKKQELERMVWELEKSIYMLQSEWSGVTGERFFWDFMQVKEVFPATLGILDDIQKEFTFVAKNFRTTDGSGEVALYIPEELKRNFGVGLLDKSIGETVTGMGQTAEALFYDPFGTVASVAYAMTVGRVVDVGRGIKFAFDTAWGNGTARSDVEQFVEEQKKQIDQDGLGYYGGSMMGQVLAYAFVGKAFRSVENKHSDLGGSSGGKAEPGKGNTYTNDARLRMEGNKTIYPNQFGNEISWTKQGSKDIDAIIEKNLKSSKAGDVLEGEVAQTVKGTGRLQGTGIQLKLQDDTIAGDIDVLTDSHLIEVKKSLSAVSKKQFDKLTDPLNEKYFNYDNKEIIYYIEDITVNNRTQENLVKMIQNKGIKIISSANELEEVLKK; this is translated from the coding sequence ATGCAACGTATTCAGGTACATCCTGATGTGTTGGAGGAAAAAGCCCGGTTGGTCCAGCAAAAGAAACAGGAACTGGAGCGAATGGTCTGGGAACTGGAGAAATCCATTTATATGTTGCAATCCGAATGGTCGGGTGTGACGGGAGAGCGTTTCTTCTGGGATTTTATGCAGGTGAAAGAAGTCTTCCCTGCTACACTGGGTATTTTGGATGATATCCAGAAAGAGTTTACCTTTGTAGCGAAAAATTTCAGGACAACGGATGGTTCGGGTGAGGTTGCTCTATATATTCCTGAAGAGCTGAAACGAAACTTTGGTGTAGGGCTGCTCGACAAGTCGATTGGAGAGACAGTAACTGGAATGGGTCAGACGGCGGAGGCACTCTTCTATGATCCGTTCGGCACGGTGGCCAGTGTGGCATATGCGATGACGGTGGGAAGGGTGGTCGATGTTGGGCGAGGCATTAAGTTCGCATTTGACACAGCCTGGGGAAACGGTACGGCCAGATCGGATGTGGAGCAGTTTGTGGAAGAACAGAAGAAACAGATTGATCAGGATGGACTGGGTTATTACGGCGGCTCCATGATGGGTCAAGTGTTGGCCTATGCTTTCGTTGGTAAGGCGTTTCGTTCGGTGGAGAACAAGCATAGCGATCTGGGCGGATCGAGTGGGGGGAAGGCGGAGCCGGGGAAAGGGAACACTTATACTAATGATGCTAGGTTAAGAATGGAAGGGAATAAAACTATATACCCTAATCAATTCGGTAATGAGATATCTTGGACCAAACAAGGTTCTAAAGATATAGATGCTATTATCGAGAAGAATTTAAAAAGTTCAAAAGCTGGTGATGTTTTAGAGGGTGAAGTAGCACAGACTGTAAAAGGTACAGGAAGATTACAGGGGACTGGAATACAGTTGAAATTGCAAGATGATACAATAGCAGGGGATATTGACGTGTTAACAGATTCACATCTTATTGAAGTGAAAAAGTCTTTAAGTGCAGTAAGTAAAAAACAATTTGATAAGTTGACTGATCCGTTAAATGAGAAATACTTTAACTACGATAACAAGGAAATCATATATTATATTGAAGATATTACTGTAAATAATAGAACCCAGGAAAATCTAGTTAAAATGATTCAGAATAAAGGAATAAAAATAATAAGTTCTGCTAACGAATTAGAGGAGGTCTTGAAGAAGTGA
- a CDS encoding PDDEXK family nuclease → MEEQKKQIDQDGLGYYGGSMMGQVLAYAFVGKAFRSVENKHSDLGGSGGGKPESGKGTDAYIGSIVKDGNKTKYTNPAGNQLTWVDQHPKNISRDIKSFVDSPNIGKATEGKVAKLVSEQKEVIGFGQKVQREDKTPAGDFDVLTKDEIIEVKASAGALKVDQIEKYTNVNHKDFLNSENRKVIVYIEEPLINLAPEQLQKLNKIKDMGAIIVNSDEELRGVLK, encoded by the coding sequence GTGGAAGAACAGAAGAAACAGATTGATCAGGATGGACTGGGTTATTACGGCGGCTCCATGATGGGTCAAGTGTTGGCCTATGCTTTCGTTGGTAAGGCGTTTCGTTCGGTGGAGAATAAGCATAGCGATCTGGGAGGATCGGGTGGAGGTAAGCCGGAGTCTGGGAAGGGAACAGATGCGTATATTGGTAGTATAGTTAAAGATGGAAACAAAACAAAATATACGAATCCAGCCGGAAATCAATTAACTTGGGTTGATCAACATCCGAAAAATATTAGTCGTGATATTAAGTCATTTGTTGATAGTCCCAATATTGGTAAAGCAACAGAAGGAAAAGTTGCAAAACTTGTTTCGGAACAAAAAGAAGTTATAGGCTTTGGACAAAAGGTTCAGAGGGAAGATAAAACACCAGCCGGTGATTTTGATGTGTTAACAAAAGATGAAATTATTGAAGTGAAAGCTTCTGCTGGCGCTCTAAAAGTTGATCAAATTGAAAAATATACAAATGTAAATCACAAAGATTTTTTGAATTCAGAAAACAGAAAAGTTATTGTATACATTGAAGAGCCACTAATTAATCTAGCGCCTGAACAATTACAAAAATTGAATAAGATTAAGGATATGGGCGCAATTATAGTAAACTCAGATGAAGAATTGAGAGGAGTTTTAAAGTAA
- a CDS encoding DEAD/DEAH box helicase, whose amino-acid sequence MKQGIYEQLINTITRQEISALDPDVYNIGTEKLDAEEARKLLSTYLAAVTRRALKIVREQTEDKTAVLAQIRTCNEIIATLKGTLGEEEYNELQLDEQGEVLTHVYSKLNSIRAVRDTKIVRPDTPISQSSLFTGAKSEPSMLLELQKEIVTADRIDWLVSFIKFSGLRLLLEQLEQFTASGGKLRIITTTYMEATDLKAITELSKLPNTEIQISYDTKVTRLHAKTYIFHRDTGFTTAYVGSSNLSNPALTSGMEWNLKVTEKDSLDVLRKIEATFESYWNDREFTRYVAEDEGHEAQLKAALNRKKDQSNHFHLDIQPYDYQKEVLEQLDAERTLYGRTRNLIVAATGVGKTVISAFDYKRFRACHAGAKLLFVAHREEILKQSRDTFRYILKDMNFGELHVGNHRAEALDQLFVSIQSLNSMKLTEITSPDYYDYIIVDEFHHAAAPSYQKLLSHYEPKILLGLTATPERMDGKDITAYFDHTIAAEIRLTDAIDRKLLSPFQYFGVTDTVDLSQVKWSRKGYDLNELEKLYTHNKIRANQIIQSLNKYVTDLDDVKGLGFCVGVDHAMYMAKIFNEAGIPSMALHGGSNEQERHSAKGQLVNGELRMIFVVDLYNEGVDIPEVNTILFLRPTGSLTVFLQQLGRGLRMADGKECLTVLDFIGQAHQEYRFQDKFRALIGATKHSISYYVENGFSKLPRGTFIQLEKQAKEYVMRNLKQMSRNRRALIQKLQTFQQDTGLPLTLAHFVEHHGMTLYELYGGRTGKRYFRGMLAEAGLIAPIEDEHEEYIRRLPSVLTINSRSWLTFLIDFIEKGQEPTTADEQRMLIMFYYTFHRAAPEKLGLSSIEEGVRRVLSCEAFRAELVDIFKYNWAHLRFVDKSNSFPYTCPLDIHCMYSIDQVLAAFGYWNAQQSPAFREGVKYFADEQTDIFFITLNKSDKDFSPSTLYEDYAINERLFHWQTQSRVSEHTATAQRYIHHRETGNRIALFVREYKEEHGYTSPFVFLGEADYVSNEGNKPMSFVWRLREEMPAKMVAVANKCIV is encoded by the coding sequence ATGAAACAAGGCATATATGAACAGCTTATCAACACCATCACCAGACAGGAGATTTCGGCGCTGGACCCGGATGTGTATAACATTGGGACCGAGAAGCTGGATGCAGAGGAAGCACGTAAACTGCTGTCCACGTATTTGGCGGCGGTGACCCGGCGAGCGCTCAAGATTGTACGGGAACAGACAGAAGATAAGACAGCTGTGTTGGCGCAAATCCGAACGTGTAATGAGATTATTGCTACCCTGAAAGGTACGCTTGGGGAAGAAGAATACAACGAATTGCAACTGGATGAGCAGGGGGAAGTGCTGACCCATGTGTATTCCAAGCTGAACAGCATTCGTGCGGTCCGGGATACCAAAATCGTTCGTCCAGATACGCCCATCTCCCAAAGCTCTTTATTCACAGGTGCAAAGTCCGAGCCGAGTATGTTACTGGAGTTGCAAAAGGAGATCGTGACCGCCGATCGGATCGACTGGTTGGTGTCATTTATCAAATTTAGCGGGCTTCGCCTACTGCTGGAACAGCTTGAACAGTTCACGGCTAGTGGAGGGAAGCTGCGGATCATCACAACTACATACATGGAAGCAACCGACCTTAAGGCCATCACTGAACTTAGCAAACTGCCCAACACGGAAATCCAGATTTCCTATGATACCAAAGTGACTCGGCTGCACGCCAAAACGTACATTTTTCACCGCGATACTGGATTCACCACAGCCTATGTCGGCTCCTCTAACCTGTCCAACCCGGCGCTAACCAGTGGTATGGAGTGGAACCTCAAGGTGACGGAGAAGGATTCACTCGATGTGCTGCGCAAGATTGAAGCGACCTTCGAGAGTTACTGGAATGACCGCGAATTTACTCGGTATGTAGCTGAAGATGAGGGACATGAGGCACAGTTGAAGGCGGCTCTGAATCGCAAAAAAGATCAGTCCAACCACTTTCATCTCGACATCCAGCCATACGATTATCAAAAGGAAGTGCTGGAGCAGCTGGACGCTGAGCGTACGCTGTACGGACGAACCCGCAACCTGATCGTCGCCGCCACAGGCGTTGGCAAAACGGTCATCTCTGCCTTTGACTACAAACGATTCCGTGCATGTCATGCGGGAGCTAAGCTGCTTTTTGTCGCCCATCGGGAAGAAATCTTGAAGCAAAGCCGGGATACGTTCCGGTATATCCTGAAGGATATGAATTTTGGTGAGCTGCATGTCGGGAATCACCGAGCGGAGGCGCTGGACCAACTGTTTGTTAGTATTCAGAGTCTTAACTCCATGAAGCTGACGGAGATCACCAGCCCAGACTATTACGATTACATCATTGTGGATGAATTCCACCATGCCGCTGCTCCTTCGTACCAGAAGCTGTTATCCCACTACGAACCGAAGATTTTGCTAGGACTCACTGCAACTCCGGAACGGATGGATGGCAAAGACATTACAGCCTACTTCGATCATACGATTGCCGCCGAGATCCGTCTGACTGATGCGATTGATCGGAAGCTGCTGAGTCCTTTTCAATATTTTGGCGTCACCGATACCGTTGATCTATCTCAGGTGAAGTGGTCGCGTAAAGGCTATGATCTGAATGAATTGGAGAAGCTGTATACCCATAACAAAATCCGTGCCAACCAGATCATCCAAAGTCTGAACAAATACGTAACCGATCTGGACGATGTGAAGGGACTTGGGTTCTGCGTAGGGGTGGATCATGCAATGTATATGGCAAAAATATTTAACGAAGCCGGCATTCCATCCATGGCCCTGCATGGCGGGTCGAACGAACAGGAGCGTCATTCTGCGAAAGGACAGCTGGTAAACGGGGAACTGCGCATGATCTTTGTCGTTGATCTGTACAATGAGGGCGTGGATATCCCTGAGGTGAACACCATCCTGTTCCTGCGTCCTACCGGAAGTCTAACCGTATTCCTGCAACAGTTGGGACGTGGACTACGGATGGCGGATGGAAAAGAGTGCCTGACCGTGCTCGACTTCATAGGACAAGCGCATCAGGAGTACAGGTTTCAAGATAAGTTCCGTGCTCTGATCGGCGCCACCAAACATTCCATCTCGTACTACGTCGAGAACGGCTTCTCTAAACTGCCACGCGGCACGTTCATTCAATTGGAAAAACAAGCGAAGGAATACGTCATGCGCAACCTCAAGCAGATGAGTCGTAATCGCAGAGCGTTGATCCAGAAGCTGCAAACGTTCCAGCAAGACACCGGACTGCCGCTGACACTGGCTCATTTTGTAGAGCATCACGGGATGACACTATATGAATTGTATGGTGGACGTACGGGCAAAAGGTATTTCCGCGGTATGTTGGCCGAAGCCGGATTAATAGCACCCATCGAAGATGAACACGAGGAGTATATCCGCCGACTACCGTCTGTGCTGACGATTAACTCCCGAAGCTGGCTGACGTTCCTGATCGACTTTATTGAAAAAGGCCAAGAACCGACTACCGCCGATGAACAGCGCATGTTGATTATGTTCTATTACACCTTCCATCGGGCTGCGCCTGAGAAACTAGGACTGAGCAGCATCGAAGAGGGTGTGCGGCGTGTGTTGTCTTGTGAGGCATTCCGAGCAGAGCTTGTGGATATTTTCAAATATAATTGGGCTCATCTGCGATTTGTGGATAAAAGTAATTCGTTCCCGTACACTTGTCCACTGGATATCCACTGTATGTACTCCATAGACCAAGTGCTTGCCGCCTTTGGTTATTGGAATGCCCAGCAATCGCCCGCCTTCCGCGAAGGTGTGAAGTATTTTGCCGATGAACAGACGGATATTTTCTTCATTACGTTGAACAAATCAGACAAAGATTTCTCACCCTCAACGCTGTACGAGGATTATGCGATCAACGAGCGTTTATTCCACTGGCAGACTCAGAGCCGGGTGTCGGAGCATACGGCTACCGCGCAGCGGTATATCCATCATCGAGAGACGGGCAACCGGATCGCGCTGTTCGTGCGGGAGTATAAGGAGGAGCATGGCTATACGTCTCCATTTGTCTTTCTGGGCGAAGCGGATTATGTGAGTAATGAGGGGAACAAACCGATGAGTTTTGTTTGGCGGTTAAGGGAAGAGATGCCCGCGAAGATGGTGGCGGTGGCGAATAAGTGTATTGTTTGA